CATGATGCTCGACGGTCGAAAGGGCACGAAGGCCGTCATAGGTCTGACCCGGCCCCTTGAAGTGCAGGATCTGGCTGGAATCGAAATACTCGACTTCCCCGTCGAGATTGATGATCCGATACCACTTCGTCTTGCCCGAATAGTAGGGCGTGACGCGCGCCGGATGGTAATAGTCGAGGTCATGAATGACGCCGTTGCGGGCCTGGCGGATCACCGCGTAACCGTTGCCGCGCAGCATCATGGCCATGGCCTGGAGCTCAATGAACTCGGGGCCCGACGTGTCGTCGTTCGCCTCGTCGGTGAGGAAGCGCGTGAATTCGTGATCGTCGAGCCGCTTCTTCGAGCCGCCGGGGAGGCGCTCGTAGATGCCGATCGGGTTGCACATCATGGCGCCGGCGATGAGCGTTACGCAGCGCCATACGGCCGAGAGGCGCATGGCGGTCTCGGGCGTCACCGTCATCCCGGCGGCGCGCTGACCGCCGCCGAAGAATTCCATGATGGCGGCGTCATCGCCACCGCCCTGGATGATGAATCCGCTGTCCACAGCGGCGTTCACGCTCGGGGTCGGGGCAAGATCGCGGCCGAGCGCAATCCTACTCACTCAGGATCGTCCTCGGCATCGAGGTCCACGAAGAAGGAACCGACATAGGGCTGCTCTCCCTCGGGGGCCGACGAGACGCCCATGGCCATGACAAGGCCGACCATGCCGTCGATGCGGCCGGTCGATTTCGCCTTGTCGAGCTTCCGGTTGCCGGCAGGGTCCTTGATGACGACCGCGTTGGCGGCGCACATCGTCAGCACCGGGTTGGCGCCGTGGCGGACGTGATCGTTCAGAAAGGCGATCTCGGTGACGTCCATGGCGGGCGCCATCGAGACGTAACCCTGACCCATCGGTTCGAAGGGCAGAGTGATGCTCAGCTTCTGCATTTGCGCTTCAAGCGTCTTGAAGCGGAAACGGTCGTAGCCGATTTTCACGACGGTCATCCCGTCGCAGATTTCCCCGATGCGGCGCGCGATATACTCGTAATCGACCGCGACGCCCGGAACCGCTTCGATGAACCCCTTGTCAGCCCACAGATCATACGGCGCGCGGTCGCGCTTCGCGTGATCCGTCAGGGTGTTCGCGGGCTTCCAGAACCACGCCTTCACGTGCCAGCGGCCATCCTTGCCGCGCGCGATCAGGACGAAGGCACAAAGGTCGGTCGTTTCGGCAAGATCGAGACCGCCGAACACCATGCCGGTGGCGAACGCCTCTTCGTCGATCTCACCGGACGTTGCGCCCCAGATCGCCGGGGCGAGGAAAGGGGAGAAGCGGTTGACGCGCTGGTTCAGATAAAGGTTGCGGAAGCCGTTCTCGAAAGAGGGCATCCGCTTGGCCTTTTCGGCCGCGGCGCTGAGCTCAACCTGACTCCGAAACAGCCCCAGCGCCGGGTTGGCGGCGGCATGCGCCTCAGCATCGAGGACATCGCAGCCGGCCGGCCCCTCATAGACGTGACAGACAATCTTCGGATCTTTCGAGCGCCTGGCGTCGTCGATCCGAATAGAGAGCATGTCGGCGTCGGTAGGCGCCTGGGTCGAAATGATGATCTTGAGCGCGTCGTCATAGGCACCCTGCGCCGTCTCGATCGCCTCAATGAAGTCGTCCTGCGGGCCGCGGACCTGGCCCATCTCGTCGAAGATCGCGAGCACCGGCGATAGGCCGTGTGCAGTCGATCCGTCCGCTGCCAGGGCCCGATATTCGACATTGAGTGCCAAGCCGATCAAGCGCTTGCCCGACGGCACGATCCGAACCAGTTTCGACAGATCCGGGCTCAGCGCGATCATCTTCGCCGCGAGGTTGAAGACGAGGGCGGCCTGGTCGCGCGAGCGCGCGCCGGAGACGATCTGGCTGTTTAGCCGGGCCTCCGGGCCGGCAATGTGGGCGAGCATGATGCACGCGATGAGGGCTGACTTGCCGTTCTTTCGGGCGATCGAGAGGATACCCTCGGTCGTGCCAGCCGGGTTGTCGTAGACCTCAAGGATGAACCGCTTCTGGAACGGAACCAGCTTGACTGGTTTCCCGACCAGCTTGCCCTCTGGGACAAGGCAGTAGCGCTCGATGAACGCTATTACCCGCTCGCCGCGGGTCACTGCTCCGAGAGAGGCCCCTGCCCAGCGGCCATCCACAAGAGGTCATAGACCGTAATTCCGGACCTGCTTCCCACCACCTCGAAGTAGGCGTGGTCGACATCCCAGGCCGGCACGCGAGCGCCCCAGATCGTCCCTTGCATATCGCGGGTGACGAAGTTGATCGCTCTGGGCTGGCGGCCGGCCGAGCGCAGTAGCTGCTGGCAGTGGCGGACCACCCCCATCCCAGGCACGAGGTAGAAGGCGCCGTCGGGAAGTGCGGCGAGCTGCCGCGTTGTTCGGCCTGATCCGCGATCGGTCATAGAGACCCCCTCAGTTCAGGCGCGGGCGCGCCAGCAGGTCATCGCTGTCGTCGGCCATCGGGTTGTGGCCGCCCTCGATTTCCTTGGCCTGCTCGCGCCGCTTGTTGACGTCGCGCTGCTCGCCATTCTTCGATCGGTTATCGAGGCCGAGGGCGCGGCGGAGGGTAACGATGCGGCGCGCTAGCTTGTCCGACAGCTCGATGGTGGCGATGAGGTCCGGCAGCTTGATATGCCCGCCCCCGTCAACCGCCGCGCTGGCGATGCGCTCCGCATCGGCCATCGCCCGGGTCAGGTTGGCAGCGACTGCCAGGTCGGACGCCGTCCACTCGCTCTTCGCCCGCTCGGCAATAACAGCGTCCCAGAAGGGCAGATCACCGCGCCGGATCTTCAGGTGCTTCGGCGGCGACAGGTCGCGCGCGGCGGCCGCCATGGTCGCGACCGCGCCGGCCGCGCTGTCGATGCGCTGACGTCGGGCCATTTGGACCCCTTTCCGCCGGCAAAAACCGGGAGCAAAAACTGTATTAGCGATTGAAGTCGGGAACTGAGCGGTGTCCCGACCTGCCGCCTCGCAACTTTCGACCCCCCCGGGGGTCATATTGTTGCGCGACACGATGTTGCGGGCAGGCGCAATCAATCCGTTGCGTGTTCGCGCAATTTTCTGTCGCGCGCGGAAATCGGCTCGGGGCGGAGCCCGCTGCCGCTGTTCCACGGGTGGGCGGGGTTGATCGGCAGTCCCCGCGCGTCCGATCCGCCTAGGCCGGCTGCCGCGGTCGTGCCGAACTGCTCCGCCGTGACCTCGGCGTGGTGCCCGTCGCACAGGTTGCGGGTGTTGCCGTCGCTGTCGTCGCCGCCCAGTGCGAGCGGCCTGATATGGTCGACGACCGTCGCCGGCTCAACCCGGCCTGCATCTCGGCACATCTCGCAGAGGCCGCTGGTCCGCTTGAGACGCCGCAGGCGCTGGCGCTGACCAGCCCGGCCGCGAAGGCGCTCAACCATGGTAGAGGAAGCACATCGCAGCGAGCAGCGTCAGCGTCGGCGCCCATGCCATGGCGATAGTGCCAGCCAGCGAGCGCATCAGGTTCGACTGCGTCCGCGCACCACGGCACGCGCCTCGGCGCAGATACGCTCGACCTCGGCGATGCGACGCTCGCTCTCGCGGATCGAACGCGCTGCCTCGGCGAAGTCGAAGGCCACGGCGTGCAGTGATGTAGCCAAGCTCTCGAGCTGGCGCGCCTGATCCTGCATAGGGATCCAATCATCATAGTGGGCTGCGTGCGACCGGGCAGCGCAAAGCTCTGGCGCAGCTTGCGGATATCGGTCGAGTTCTAGACAACCTTACGACACTCGTCGAAGCACCGTGCTTCGTCCGATCTGGCAAGGGGTGGCCTGGCCACTGCTCTCTTGCACAAGGCCGCTGGAGCGGCAGGTCCCTAAGGGAAGGCTGCCTCTATATTACGTCTTCACGCAGTTGAGAAGTGTCGATTTTCACCCTGAGGTTTTCGAACAGCACATACGTTGTCCGGCCGTCGCTTTGGTCGATCACGCCAACCAGACCGCCGAAAGCGCCGCCAGCAAGACGGATTTCCTCGCCGGGCGTGAACGGATCGGCCATCTTACGGGGCCGCTGCCTAGCGCGTCGGGTAGCCACGTCTTCCTCGAATTGGCGCAGGCGGTTCAAGACGATGTCGGTAACCGTGCCTGCCCGATCGAGGCCACGGAACACTGAGAAGTCAGGCAGGTCGTTCGCGAAGTGTGCCCGCGCAGAAGGCCGCGCCGCTTTGGGTTTTGCCTGTTCAATCCGCTGATACTGCACCGCGACCCCCTGGCACGACGCGCCCGCGCGCGTGTGTTCACGCTATGTCGCAGGGTCAGGGGTGTCGGTCTGCTATACAATCCGTTCCACTAGCGCGAGCAGGTCATCCTTTGGTTGCGGGTCGAGGGGGAAAGCTTCGCAGATAGGGACCGCCGCGACGGGCGGCGGTTTGACGATGACCGTCATATTGCGACCATGGAGAGCGCGGATCAGTTCGTCCGTGCAGATGTTGGCGCACCTATCGGCCATTTCGATGCTTCGCTCGACGCCAGGCTTATGCGTGAGATGCCCGCGCCCTTCCAGCACGTCGAGGTAACCC
This genomic window from Sphingomonas abietis contains:
- a CDS encoding terminase large subunit; this translates as MTRGERVIAFIERYCLVPEGKLVGKPVKLVPFQKRFILEVYDNPAGTTEGILSIARKNGKSALIACIMLAHIAGPEARLNSQIVSGARSRDQAALVFNLAAKMIALSPDLSKLVRIVPSGKRLIGLALNVEYRALAADGSTAHGLSPVLAIFDEMGQVRGPQDDFIEAIETAQGAYDDALKIIISTQAPTDADMLSIRIDDARRSKDPKIVCHVYEGPAGCDVLDAEAHAAANPALGLFRSQVELSAAAEKAKRMPSFENGFRNLYLNQRVNRFSPFLAPAIWGATSGEIDEEAFATGMVFGGLDLAETTDLCAFVLIARGKDGRWHVKAWFWKPANTLTDHAKRDRAPYDLWADKGFIEAVPGVAVDYEYIARRIGEICDGMTVVKIGYDRFRFKTLEAQMQKLSITLPFEPMGQGYVSMAPAMDVTEIAFLNDHVRHGANPVLTMCAANAVVIKDPAGNRKLDKAKSTGRIDGMVGLVMAMGVSSAPEGEQPYVGSFFVDLDAEDDPE
- a CDS encoding HNH endonuclease signature motif containing protein yields the protein MVERLRGRAGQRQRLRRLKRTSGLCEMCRDAGRVEPATVVDHIRPLALGGDDSDGNTRNLCDGHHAEVTAEQFGTTAAAGLGGSDARGLPINPAHPWNSGSGLRPEPISARDRKLREHATD
- a CDS encoding LexA family transcriptional regulator encodes the protein MNMQSRLTARDSISAPARVLRMLNQWFTQSSIPPSYREIAFFSGVSLPRVRGYLDVLEGRGHLTHKPGVERSIEMADRCANICTDELIRALHGRNMTVIVKPPPVAAVPICEAFPLDPQPKDDLLALVERIV